The Poecile atricapillus isolate bPoeAtr1 chromosome 6, bPoeAtr1.hap1, whole genome shotgun sequence genome contains the following window.
TATGCTGAGCAAGGATGGGCATTATTACGTTTTGGGAGGAATTACTTTGAGAGGGCAAAGaattgctttgaaaatgctCTGAAGAGCGAGCCTGATAACCCAGATGTTAATGCTGGCTATGCATTAGCAATGTATCGCTTGGAGGACTGCGCTGAGAAGTATGGTGAAGAGGTGAGGCCATGCCTTGAGGCCCTGCAGCGAGCAGTGCAACTGAATCCAAACGACACTACCATTATGGGGCTACTTGCATTAGAACTTCAGCGATTAAAACGAGTGAATGAAGGAGAGAGGTACATTGAAGAAGGACTGCAGAAAACCCCTGactttcctgttttcctgcgATATGCTGCtaatttttacagaaagaaaggaaaagtggaCAAGGCAGTGGAGATCTTGCAGAAGGCCCTAGTACTGACACCAAACGCTGTCGTTCTGCATCACCAACTAGGACTCTGCTACAGAACCAAGGCACTTCAATTGAAAAATACAAGATACACACCTCAAGAGGAAGTGGAGAATCTCTTCCAGCttgccatttttcattttaaaatagtcATAGACAAGAAGCCAGTATTTTTTTGTGCCCATTGTGACCTTGCAAACACATATGCACTAGCCAAGAGGtatgaagaagcagaagaggtATTTCAGGGAGTGCTTCAGAGAAATGATATACCCTGTGATGACAAACAAGTTATCTACTTCAATTATGgcaattttcagcattttcacatGAAGTCAGAATCTAAAGCCATTAAGTATTACATAGAAGgtctgaaaatggaaaaagattCCTATGGAAGAAAAAAGTGCAGTAAAGCTGTGGAGATATtgttgaaagagaaaattaggAGAGGTTTAAGAGCCACAGATATTGGTACACTTGGATTTGTTCATAACCTAAATGGTAAGAAACAAGAAGCAATTCAATGCTATCAGAAAGCCATTGCTTTGGAGCCAAACAATGAAGAATATCTGAATGCATTAGCTGAGCTACAACTTTCCATCTCAAGCTAAAGCTCACAAAAATCCTATGTaccaaaatatcccccaaacCAAGGACCTTTCAACGCTCTCAAAacttggttttgttgtttgtttttcatttgaagGTAGACATTATGACCAGATGGAACTCGTGTGGCATCCGTTTCTGGTCATAATGTAGAAACTGCAGACGATTGTTCATTTGTTCATTCGCTAACAGAGAGCATGCTTGGATAActacataatatatatttatagctAGTCTAACTTAGTCTTCAGTGCTAACATGGGTATAAATGTTACATTTAAGTGATGGTCTGTAGAACACAGAACTACAACACTGAAATCAGATATTACCTTTTACTGAGAAAAAGATAAGGGAATCGTAGTATTTTGTCTGTACACTTGAAGGGCATGCTTACACACAAATAGAAATTCTGAAGCTTTTTTAAGCAtttcaaaaatatgttttgtagaaGAAACTTTTGTTGAAGGCTTGTTCAGTTTACTACCTTGTATGCTGTttaattatgaaataaaaacaccaTTTTGTTAGTCCACTGGAAAGCTAACAAAATGCATATTATTGCTGTGAATTACTAAAGTCTGTTGAATCCATCAACTGCTGCTTCTGGGTATCTCTCTGATGACCAGCCTTCATGTTAGTAGGTTAAGACAAACAGCCATCAAAAAAGTAAGAAGGATAGAGTTTTGGTAGGATACAAAAGGCTGAGGAGACAGccccatttattttccctgaGCTCTCAGCAAAGCTGGCTCCAGGGAAATTGCATCAAAGAATTAAACTGTGCACAAAACAGCATCTGTCTTGTTTACCCAAAACACCCTATCAGGAACCACTACAGCAAACGTCTTGTAGCAGCGCAGGCGGATGGTAaatgctgctgccttcccaaAAGCGTCTCCAGGTGAAGGCGTTCGGGCAGGCACACAACAAACACACAATccacacacacaggacacggacaGCTTGTCAGCAAAGAGAGCAGGAAGGGTCTTTGTATGGAGTTCCAACAGGGTTTATTACAGCCACACATCAAAAGCGTCCAGGCACAAAGACAAGTGACAAGGGCGGGTCCAGGATTATATATAGGAAAGGGGGGGCAGATCAAAGGGTCCGGGTCCAATAGGAACAGGGGGAAATGGTGCAGAGGTGGGGTAATAAAACAAGGGAATCGATAGGATAGCAGGGCCACTGCACTAAACGAGGGCCAATGgggaaacaggggtggaagaaCATCCTAGGGAGCATACATATAAGGTAAAAGGGGGGCTGAACTGGGTGACACCAACTTGGTAAAGCAATGAGGgaataaacattaaaatatgGCTGCAGAGGTCTATGGGAGTGAGGTGTCTCCCACCCCAACCTTGGGAGGCATTATTCATGGTGTCCTTTCCATGGCTGAGGGATGGAGCTTTTGGTCATAGGCCCTTGGGCCTCCACAACATctggaggggaaggagaggcagaCTTTGAGATGCCAAAGAGGTGGCTGTGGCCCTGCTTATTAAACAAGCAAGGGATAGCAAACACGCACAAGAAATGACCTGAACTGGACATGGagggcagagcacagccagaAGAGAGTTGGGTGAgcaccacagagcagggcaggggaacATGAGGGGTGTGTGGGAAAAGGGGTGGGTGCCCATAGGGTCTACATGAATGGAAGAAAGGACTGAAATGACAGAATGGGTTGGCAAGGTGATTGTCTTCATATAACCAACTAAAATTCAATATTCTTTGGAACATCCTGGCCTAATTGCCCAGTAGTGTACCTTTGTTTGATAGACCATAGTACTCAGGGAAAACTAATGCTCTACTTCCAAAACACTTCTGAGCCTTAGCCACTAGTGCAGCATGAAGGAAACTGGTGACAGAGCCCATCAGGAAGGATGTGCCCTTTAGTTTCTAGCCATCCTGGAGCACTCCTGCACCTGCAACAGCACCCCTCTACAGACAGGATGACAAGCCATGAAGGAGAGCAAAACACCAATGCCAGACCACAAAATATCAATAAACCTCTTCCCTCTCAGCTCTCCTTCAGAGAATCTTTCGTAACACAAGCAAAAGTAATCAACTGTACATAATTAAAAACACCCTCTTCCTAAAAAAGAGATGGAGCAAAATTCACCCTTGTTTCCCAGCCACCTGTCAGTTTCTCTGGTACAAACAAAGGCAACCCTACCTAGGGAAGGAGAGATGAGGGGGGAGAACAGGAAGGACTGGGAACAGTTCTGACAGACCTGAATGCTGGAACAGCAGTGGGGGCAAAGTCAGGAACTGGTGACACAACATTGGTGTGCCCAGCTATGGGGGAAAAAGGGTCTGTTAGACCACCTCACTGCCTTTGTGAATCTTGAGGCCTTTTAAGCTCAGCATCATTGCTATCTAAACTCTACTGAGGGCATTGATGGGGGAGGGCAACAGGGAAGAATTTGAGGAAGAGTTGGTGCAGATTCACAAAGCAGTGGTACATCCATCTCCCCTCTACACTGCCACCAGGACATCTGAAAAAATAACCTTCAAGAAATAAGGATAAGCTATAAAttatttggggggggggggggggggaaaagtGAGCCTGAATTTTTAAGAAGAGTCATAGCAGCTCGATCTGCACAGTGAAGAAACTGACTGCAAGACACAGTAATGCAAAAAGTGTATTTGTTGTGCCTCACCTCCTTTGTACTCTGGAGGACTGCTCTGGACCACAGTACTAcctggggatgctctgtgcAAACACAGCCTTCTGGATTTTGCGTGTTGTAAATGAGGAAAAACGTTACTTCCCACAGGGTGGTGCTGCTGCATTGCCTTGGCGTGCCGACATGGGGAGCAGGTTGAGCTCGAGCTTTGGAGGTAGACTAAATGAAACACGCATTTTGGAGAGTCCATATCCATTGGGCAAAACTAGAACTGCACAGAGGCTGAACACACCTCTCAATTCACACCCAAGTATGAATACATCACTGAAGCTGATGCTAGCAGAATAGAGGGGAAAATGAGTGAAGATAACCGTTCAGGAAGTACCAATTCATTACTCAAAAGCACCTTCTAAAGTATACAgaaaattttactgaaatacCCCAGAATAATCACTAAGAagaatgtattatttatttatttatattcattttttgtttattcccCACTAAGGATTTTGCTACGCTGACCATGAAGCAGTGTTACAGTTTAACAAGCTCCTTCCTTCTCACATAAATTTGTAACACTTTAGAAAGCAAACAAGGCATTGCTGTGACAATATAAAATACACTCACCATATAGTAACACAGCCTTTGTCTTTCAGGAGGTAAATTATTATCCAAGCTGACAGGAATGTTTCAGGAatgctttttctgaaaaaacagtaatttttcaaCAGAAGGTACTTGATTTTCCAACGTTGTTTTCACACAACTTTACAAGGTACAATTTATTAAATGTATCCAGATTATCATTAGgatataaattatttcaaaataattattattttcccatttcaaaCCTCATGGAATGGAGACAGATGGGATAACTTCAGCAGCTGCAAGCAGTTTCACTTGGTTACACTGTATTTCCATCCACTGCACAGAACAGAGCATAATTGCAGGTAGGATCCATCTGAGGTAGAATCTGTGTCGGACAGATGTTACCCCAAGTCAAGTCCCACCACACTGGGAAGCCAGACAGGCTCAGCagtgcagtgctccagctgagcTCATACCCATCAATGCATGTGCCCATCAGGGCTGGTGGGAACATAGAATTACAAGATCATTAAGTGTGGAAAAGACCCCTAAATCCTCAAACATGCAGTGTTCATCTGGAAAATTGTTCACAGCTATCTTGGCTTGTTCCCATACTTAGCCATGCCAGGAAATGTCCTCTATGGAGGACAGCCTGaatattatgaaaaatataaaaaaatattgccaATACAGTAAATCATTCTTTAAAACTATTGTAATCTAGAGATTCTATAATGCATTGCTGGGAATATTTCACATGGCTGGATGAAGATGACCTGTTGAGCCTGGGTTGTGCAGAGCAGGAGGTAGAAGTTTGGCAAGAGGCTTCACCAGCCTGGATTGTATTGCCATTTCTTCCACTTGCAGGTCATTTCCTGCTACACTTCCTTCATTCTGTTTCTTAGTGGGGGCATTCATGACAGGGCTGATATTTCATAGTGTGTTTTAAGCACAAAAGTCTTTATTCCAGTATATGagcattttttccatttatttaagTCGGAGCAGAAACAGTGTTGGAAAGCCCTGAAAGAATTTTACCATTTTCTACAAAAGGTCTGTGAATAAAACCAGTTGAATGTTTGCTGCTAAATAAGATATTTAAAACAAGAAGTActgcttaaaaaacaaaaagggaaaagcctatgagaaaaaaaataaatctttaaataataaaaaatgctaATAATGTATTACACACTATAATTTACTATGATAAAAATGCACATAGCATTATTCCAACAGGCTTTTGCAATATGCAGCTCCGACATGAACAGGTGACATGTTGTGATGTGATAAACAAAGTAACtaattttttgtaaatttatTTACAGTGGTAATTTATaacatgttaaaaataaattatgttttttgtTGACCACACTATTCCctactttttttaatgttacaaTATTGTATAAAGATCTAAAAAATTATCTTCATCAGTACTAGCTAATAAAAccaattcatttttttcccaaatgtgcATATTTTTTCTAACTCATTAAGAAACACCCATGgataatttttgtctttttttatgaATATATGTTATAAACTAAACTGGGGCCCAAGACTCAATTTTTATGCTGAGCTGAAGAAAAGTTATGTCATTGGCTTTAAGTAGATTTTGCACTGCTCGCATTTATTCTATGGTCTGTGCACATAGATCATGCTACTGGCTCTGACTACATTCCTGAAGCAGGACAGTGAGAAATGCTTCATTTAAACACAAACAATTTTAATATGTTATATTTGAATATATTGTatcaaataaaaatgttatattATACACTTGGATAATAAAACTACTTGATATACATGTTATTCATATATataggtgtgtgtgtgtatatatataaatacattataCTCCTATGGCTGTACTCTTGGTCTAAATCAAATTGGTGAACATCAGTCTATGTTGGTTGCTTTCACGTACAAGGCACAGAGTGGAAAAGACACACAAAATGAGCAGCCATTCAACACACTGCAGACTAACAAAACTACTAGTTCAGTGTAAATGAACATTATTTGGACTCAGATGAATTTGTTAATGAACAGAATACAGCTTGATGTGGCATCAAAACACTGAAACTATTTGTATTGTGGAAGGTCAAGTTTTCCATTGCTGCTGATGTTTTCACTCTGGAAATGTAGAGAATCCCAGTATTTATTAGACCATCACATCAGTAAGTTACTCCAGGAGCTACATTCACTCCCTAGCTCCTGTGAAGCAGCCAACTGGAGTATTTTCCTCACACAAGCAGCAGCAAACTGTCAGCTCTTGTGTTCTGGCCACCAAGGAAATGTGACCTGAGAGCTCTTCAGATGGTACAAATGAGCAATTGGCACCACATGAAGATGCAGCTTCTGGGTCTGAAAAGAGACAGATTTGCCACTGCAATACACAGAAACAATTCTGCCAACATCCTCTCCACTGTCAGCCTGTGGGGTGGGCAATCTCTCAGCCATCTGGTTGCACGGATTCTAAAGTTCTCTAATAGATGCTGATTTTACAAGAGGAAGAGGCTCTGTGTTTGAAAACACAGAAGCCTCTCTGGTCTCTTGGGTTGCCTTTGGGCTTCTTCCAACTAATGCACTTAAAGCACATTTATCTATCAGCATGCCAGGTCCCATGGCACAAATTCACTCCTCTTCAGATAGCAGAGCCACCACAGCACATTTTCCACTCTCTTAGAAAAGGATCAGCTGAAAGATCATACCCAGAATGTCAGTGTTTagaaattcaaattttaaaggtatccaaaagaaaaaagaaaaaaagtaaaatttgctAGAGAGCACGTGGGAAAGCACGcttcaaatatttgaaattaaatttcaatgTATGTACAAAGTTCAGGCACATTGTAAAAATTAAAGCTGTTCCAGAGATACTTTCAGCATAAATCAGTTTCCTGccagattttctttaaaaaaaaacaaaaaaacaaaagcaaaatgaacagATGACTTTGGCATTTGAAAAATTCATTTGCAAAGAGTTTCATGCAGATTGATAAATGTGGAGATTTTTTCATGGTGGTGTGATTAGTCCACTGAAACATACTAGaccacaaaatgaaaaatcttgTGTCAttaatgatatttttaaatgtaaatgttatTGGTCAGTTTTGGTGACTGATACCTGTGGAACCAACATTGCATTTCAAATAAATCTTTAACGCTTGTATCTACAAACTCTATTTTCAGTGTAGCTTTTTTCTGTTACTGCATTAACTTGGTATTACTGTTGCTGTATGTAGATTTAAGCCAACTaaaacaggacagaaaaatCTAACTGAGAGATGTCTTGCTTCACAGGAGAAGTATCTTCAACATTGTAACCACCACAGAGCCACCTctgcctcaggctgtgccaTACTGAATCTCAACAGCACTTGTCACCTGTTGCTGAAGCTGTTTGTATCCACAGCCAAAAATTCACCATCCCTTTGGTCTAATTCTGCTGTGACAGAATAAGCTATTGCTCCATTTGTCCAGATGTGCTGCTTCAAGGCCATGTTACCCGTGAGGGGCCGCAAATGTGttcttttgattttctttgctAGTCTTGCAAAGCACAATAGTGCTGAACTAAATATCATAGAAAATCCACACAGGAGAAATGATGCAGTATAGCTGCCAGTTGTGTCCACAAGCCAacctgtaagaaaaaaaaaaaaattttttttagagGTTCACCAGTATTCTGGCAGATAATTTACAGATCCTGTGACCCAGTTATAAACTTCTGGAGTTATCACATATAAATGCAATCAAACAATACAGGTTTACATCACCATCACTATACTTTTACATCCTGGGGCAGAGAGGGATTTATTCTCAGCAGGCAAATAATATCTTTATGGCCTTTTGTTTAGAGCTCAAATCCAGAAGAAAAGGCAGAGCCACACTACTAAATAAACATCTTCCAACTGCATGGATTTAACTGGCAGTCTTTAGAAGGCCTAGAGAGCTCTAAGATCTTcatgcagaaatatttattaatctATGCCCAGGCTCATGCTTCGCTTAATTCTATTTTGCGATAATTTTTGCtatggaaaattaaattaaaagcttcAGGAGCAGTGATTAATTTGGAGTTGAAACATCAAACAAAGTGTAAACATCAGACAAAATATTCAAGATAAATATACTTGATTGTTTGAAAAATATCTCAGACCTTCTACAATATTAAAAAGTGTGTCAAGTGCTTTCTAAGGGATAATAAGGGTAGAGGACTCATCCTTACTTCACTGTAATGGTACGGATGGGAAAAATGATGGTTAGATATTACAGGGATGATCTAGTGACCAAACAGGAGAGCAGATAACTCACCCACCTGTTCAAAGCAACGTAGAGACTAAAAGATCAAGTCtcgtacacacacacaaacaaacaacttGGAATTAAACTCTCTTAGAGAAATTTAGATTTTACAAAATCATGTAATTTCACAGTGAAGTATTTTACTCCTTCTATATGCACAGTTTCTAAACTACATGAAGTGGTGATGTAACAGCTCTTAGAAGCCCATTCCatactggtttgttttttacatTTCATCTCACTCTATATGTAGAAATCATCCCACCAAGACCAGGATGGGAGATCTAAAAACTTATGAATGTCCAGGTGTGTTATTCCTCTACCCAGAGGCTACCTTCACATTCACTGTGCATTTGCTGTCCTTCCTCCCCTTTAACATCACAGCAACACATAAATCTGAAGTACTGGTAAAATTATAGGGAAGTCATTTGGCAAAACTGACCTGCCACAGGTGGGCTCACTAGATATGGTATGGCATGAAGAAAATACACAACACCCAGTGCTGATGATAACAAAGAAGTTCCCACCACATCTGCTGTCATGACAGGGATCAGCGTTACATAGGCTCCGTCAAAGTAGCCAAAGGTAAATGAGAAAGGCACAAGCAAGGGGAAGCTTTGGAGAACTGGCAGGAAAAGACAACATAGGCCATCCATTCCCACAGCAAAGAGGTAGCAAAAGTACCGATGCTTCTTCAGACACCtgcaaatttcaaaacaaaagaaaaatattatcacTGAAACCAGCATCTGCACTTCTATGCTTTGCCAAGCAGTGCTTCagtctctttctcttttctataGTTCAAATTTAAGTTCATTTCCTTAGACAAGTCTTCATTCAGCACACAGGCCCAGGTACGGAAAGCTGCCTACCTACAGCTGCAGAAACAtctggccagcagcagccatgcTGCCTGCAGTGCTCTTCAGGATGTTCCTAGTGACAGAACTCTGCTGCCAGGAATTTTCAGTCCCCTGAAGTTTCAATGTTCCAAGCAGTATTTCATTGGGCTTTACATCCCAGCTCCGCAAGGTGCTCCCAGAATTATGCATAAAATATTGCAGTATACCTCTCTTAGCTGTCATCTTTCCAGACAGCCCTTAAATGCAAGTTAGAGTTAAGTGAGATGGCaattcccttccttcctgctccACAAAAACGGTAATTGATTTTCCCCACAACCTAAGTAAGTGCAAAGAATGCATCCTTTAGAATCAAAATCCTAGTTAATTTGGCCAGTATCTACTGGTGTTACAGATGCTGCACACTGATGTTTACAGTGAGCTGAGTTCACAAAGCATGGTGAGTTCTTATATACTGGAAAATGCATAACAATTTTCAGACAGTCCTTCCTAGTCTGTGCCTAACAGTATTAGGCCAGACCTTGGACCCTCTTCCATAACTCCTGtgcctccccagcagcacaaaAGAGATGGAAAGGCAGAGGAAGCAGAGTGAAATCCCCCAGGAAACAGATACAGAGAATCATGCTCAACCTACCTCAGGCAGGGGGTTACATTTCCATTAACCAACATACAAACACAtcattttttcaggaaaaaaatatattaaacaagCAGAATTGAACAAACtcagaagagacaaaaaaattaaatagcaaGCATTTCTGAAAGTTAGACTCTGTTGTTGGGGTCTTTTTAAGTTACAGAAAGAATCCACAATGTTAActtttatatgtattatacctCGCTTGCATCTAGCCTCCCACCAGCTAAAGCTTACACTTGATCAGCCAGAAGCCCTTACCTTCTGTCTGTGAGCCATCCAAAGGTGATATTACCAATGATGTCTATGACACCAAGTATGGACATGAGGAAGGCAGCCTGGTGATGACTCACTCCAACACTCAAAGCATAAGGCACTAGGTAGACAAAAAGAGGGCTGCAGCCATATGCCATAAATAAAATTGACACTGCCAGCACCATGAAGCCTGGCATCAGCAAAAAGTCATATTCCTTCCAGGAACAGTAGCATAAACATTCATGAGGCCATAATTTGATTAAAGGTGGACATATGGACATTCGCTTTAAGTcttgtttctctgtttcaggGACATAATTCTGTTCAAGAAACTCAGGAGCAGTTCTACAATCCTCCTTAAGAGAAATAGGCCGCATCAAGGCACCACAGACACAGAGGTTTAAAACAAAACCTCCCAAGATGAGCAAAGCTCCTCGCCAGGAAAACTGCTCAATTAAGAGCTGGACCACAGGGGCCAGGATGAAGGTACCAATTCCACTTCCTGACATGGCTATTCCATACGCCAGTGCTTTCCTTTTGTTGAAGTATTTGCCCACCATCGCAATGGCTGGAGAATAACAAAGTGCAAACCCAAGTCCTAGAAGAGAAAGCAAAGTGCAGATGGCTTAATACTAAGCATGACATACGGAACATATTAAATCAAATCACATAATGTATTTTCATTAGTACAAATGAATAGAAAGCTTTTTCTTATTCTGTATCACGCAGCCCAGTCTGAATATGATGAGAAACTAGGATGATGTCTTTCTTCCACTGGCAGAGTCACTGACTTGACAAACCTAACTGATCATCATTAATTCACAATAATAAGACCCAGACAGAAGTGATGGGGTTCACTTCATAACAAGAACAAGGATGATCACTAAACATGAGAGAAGTGGTGTGCCAGCACCTCCTGCATGCAAAATGAGGTCTTCCCCAGGGTCTGCACCAATGCTAGCACTGGACATGCTGTCCTGATGAGGCACCAGTTTGTGTTTTGGCCTGTTGCAACCCTGAACATTAATTTTCAGGTCTCTGAAACACAGTACAAAGAGCTTGTCTCTGTTACTAATATTCTAAAATAACCTCTCTCGGTCCACTAAAACAAACTCCTTGCAACAGCTGTTTGGAGTCCTGACCATTTTAAATCTCTGCCTACAAGTAAAGGGGGGAGGAAAGCCTCAGAAAGCCAGATCCAGTAGAGTAAACAAATAAGATTCATCTCTTGGATGGAGAAAAAGATTGTGGTCTCTGCTGCAGAATCAGAGAGCAGGTTTTAATCATCAAGTCATTGCCCTAACACTAAAATATGTTATTTCTGAATCAGTAATAGAAATGAGTTCCTGACTAGGGCTTTGGAGCATGTCCTACATTGAGGGTAAAACAGTCCCCAGTGCCGTAACCGGCTTGCCATATCCTCCTCAAAGGCCACACTGTGTGGGGCAGGCTCTAAACCTGCCAGGATGGAATAAGAGGATTAGAGGGACTCTGGGCGGCAGGTGCCCAGTCTGGCACCCCTCAGAAGGCGAGGGGAGAagcagggcacagagctgagGCTGGACCCGTATaggcagcagagccagaggaGCAGCCCTAAGCTAGACATCATCATTTGAGAGTTATGAAAATCATACTCTGTTAGGCATACACACCATTTAATTTCTAGTGAGTTGGCAGGCAGAAATAGGTCTGAAAAAAGCCAACAAATGCCCTGTGAAAAGTGGAAAATTTACGGCTGAAAAAATTTTCATACGCCTTAGAAGGAACTCTGCTGCTTACTGACCCTCCCCAGCCTCACCTCTGCATCCCTCTGGTTTCAAGTCCTGCTGCTTTTATGGATTTAGACATTCACTTGTGGTCCCTTCTGCTCTCTGCGTTGGAGGCACCACATCTAGCCTTTACCAACAGTTCACCTCTTTGTTAACTGGTCCCCACAGACTAAAAGTTCACTGTTTGTAGTGAACTTGGCTCTTTACTACTCCATGTACAAATTGTAACTGCCTTTCCACCTCGGTAttcacagcagctcccactAAGGAAGCCTCAGAGGTATTAGCACAGTATGTAGCACAGTCCCTCGAGTTACAAGAAGCCTTTTTATTTGTTATGAACACATTTGTCAAAGATTAACATTGTAATACAGGAGCAACATGCActaaaataaggatttttttttttttttttttaaataaataagctGTTGGCAGCATGTGAACTGCAGTAATTCCACCAACTTGTTACTAAACTCCAGGGGACCAAGTACAAGGTCTTATATCACCGTGGCTACCAGGTCAGTATTAATGAGGAAGGAATGTCAGTGTGACCACGGGCCCCTCTCAAGTTCCTCTGTGCACAACAAACACAGGCAGATAGGACAGAGCAAAGATTTGTTTTCACCACACCTGAGCAAAAATGGAAGAGCTGCTACGGCAAGACTACCaaccagcaatttttttttgcttttcaactGGAATGTAAGGCAGACAAAAGTAAGGCATACAGCTGAGGTGCCTGGTATTCACCAAGAGCTCCTCTACCTCTTACTTACACTTATGTTTTGATTTAAACTTTTTTATAATATGCAAATATATTAGGGCAGTCTCAAACTTCTGCTATAACAAACTTCTCCCAAGTCCCAGACAAAACAGGGAAACCTTTTCATGTATAACAGCTGCAACAGCAGTCCTTCCTGACCTCCCATAATTTCAGAACTTTATCGACAATCCTCTTTCTAATAGAAGGTAAGAGCTGGTTTTGCAGGGTGCTGCATTTGCATTATATGAGATCAGTCAGTGCTGAAGCTCTCGCTGGGGTAGCCTCTCTTTTACAGTGATGGGAACAGGTCTGAGTATCTCTGTTTGACCAGGGCAGTGCAAATATGACATGGAGAAGAGATCACCCATCATTTTTAGCATTCCTGTCTTGTGTTCTGGCAGCAACAAAGGGGCTGAATACATCCTACCTGTGAGGACTCCTAATGATAAGTAGAGATGTTCCAGACTGGCGGCGAATGAGCTCAAAATTAGTCCAGTCGATGCAAGCAGCCCTCCTAGCATGATACCAGCTTGGCAGGATACATGATTACTGATTAAACTCCCAAGCGGGGcttcaaagaaacaaataaagcTGGTAGTTAATAGCAGGTCCTCACACACAGTTCACTGCAACAGTTAGAAATtaaaaggaagcagcaggaagcaGGAGAAAATGGTAATTGCAGCTACAGAGTGATCTTCCAACACACCCCTGTCACAATGGCATAAGCGCcaaatataaagaaaagaaaattctaaaaGTAGTTTTCCTGAAAGTCAGGATAAACCTGAAACTTACAGCAGCTTTCTTAGCAGCCATTTCTGTAGATCAAAGTCATTATGGAACACAGCTAATCTGCAATGTCAAGGGCTCAATACAGGCCACAGCAACAGCCCACACTGTTCA
Protein-coding sequences here:
- the LOC131580492 gene encoding interferon-induced protein with tetratricopeptide repeats 5-like, yielding MFQFLFSSNFITDHVRAGPNKMEGITTVGSIPLALRLKTSKQRRKTMSTISKDSLKASLLQLECHFTWTLLEKHVSLEALEETILDHIKFVTEYKIRDYNTLSYVCHLKNSDEEALRHLKKAEEVIQKCHPDEIARKSLVTWGNYAWIYYHMQRYEEAQTYVSKVENSCKELSSTSHGKIQLPEIYAEQGWALLRFGRNYFERAKNCFENALKSEPDNPDVNAGYALAMYRLEDCAEKYGEEVRPCLEALQRAVQLNPNDTTIMGLLALELQRLKRVNEGERYIEEGLQKTPDFPVFLRYAANFYRKKGKVDKAVEILQKALVLTPNAVVLHHQLGLCYRTKALQLKNTRYTPQEEVENLFQLAIFHFKIVIDKKPVFFCAHCDLANTYALAKRYEEAEEVFQGVLQRNDIPCDDKQVIYFNYGNFQHFHMKSESKAIKYYIEGLKMEKDSYGRKKCSKAVEILLKEKIRRGLRATDIGTLGFVHNLNGKKQEAIQCYQKAIALEPNNEEYLNALAELQLSISS
- the SLC16A12 gene encoding monocarboxylate transporter 12 isoform X3 codes for the protein MASSRRARLRGPPDGGWGWMIVAGCFLVTICTRAVTRCISIFFVEFQAYFGQDYARTAWIHSIVDCATMLCGLGFALCYSPAIAMVGKYFNKRKALAYGIAMSGSGIGTFILAPVVQLLIEQFSWRGALLILGGFVLNLCVCGALMRPISLKEDCRTAPEFLEQNYVPETEKQDLKRMSICPPLIKLWPHECLCYCSWKEYDFLLMPGFMVLAVSILFMAYGCSPLFVYLVPYALSVGVSHHQAAFLMSILGVIDIIGNITFGWLTDRRCLKKHRYFCYLFAVGMDGLCCLFLPVLQSFPLLVPFSFTFGYFDGAYVTLIPVMTADVVGTSLLSSALGVVYFLHAIPYLVSPPVAGWLVDTTGSYTASFLLCGFSMIFSSALLCFARLAKKIKRTHLRPLTGNMALKQHIWTNGAIAYSVTAELDQRDGEFLAVDTNSFSNR
- the SLC16A12 gene encoding monocarboxylate transporter 12 isoform X2; protein product: MVEAARSGRNQCWRSAGEVQEKGSSPGGCPKDVRPLLFVSNTEPTRPGSCEEGHLKLLRFEVQIPAPLGSLISNHVSCQAGIMLGGLLASTGLILSSFAASLEHLYLSLGVLTGLGFALCYSPAIAMVGKYFNKRKALAYGIAMSGSGIGTFILAPVVQLLIEQFSWRGALLILGGFVLNLCVCGALMRPISLKEDCRTAPEFLEQNYVPETEKQDLKRMSICPPLIKLWPHECLCYCSWKEYDFLLMPGFMVLAVSILFMAYGCSPLFVYLVPYALSVGVSHHQAAFLMSILGVIDIIGNITFGWLTDRRCLKKHRYFCYLFAVGMDGLCCLFLPVLQSFPLLVPFSFTFGYFDGAYVTLIPVMTADVVGTSLLSSALGVVYFLHAIPYLVSPPVAGWLVDTTGSYTASFLLCGFSMIFSSALLCFARLAKKIKRTHLRPLTGNMALKQHIWTNGAIAYSVTAELDQRDGEFLAVDTNSFSNR
- the SLC16A12 gene encoding monocarboxylate transporter 12 isoform X1; protein product: MASSRRARLRGPPDGGWGWMIVAGCFLVTICTRAVTRCISIFFVEFQAYFGQDYARTAWIHSIVDCATMLCAPLGSLISNHVSCQAGIMLGGLLASTGLILSSFAASLEHLYLSLGVLTGLGFALCYSPAIAMVGKYFNKRKALAYGIAMSGSGIGTFILAPVVQLLIEQFSWRGALLILGGFVLNLCVCGALMRPISLKEDCRTAPEFLEQNYVPETEKQDLKRMSICPPLIKLWPHECLCYCSWKEYDFLLMPGFMVLAVSILFMAYGCSPLFVYLVPYALSVGVSHHQAAFLMSILGVIDIIGNITFGWLTDRRCLKKHRYFCYLFAVGMDGLCCLFLPVLQSFPLLVPFSFTFGYFDGAYVTLIPVMTADVVGTSLLSSALGVVYFLHAIPYLVSPPVAGWLVDTTGSYTASFLLCGFSMIFSSALLCFARLAKKIKRTHLRPLTGNMALKQHIWTNGAIAYSVTAELDQRDGEFLAVDTNSFSNR